One genomic region from Bactrocera tryoni isolate S06 chromosome 3, CSIRO_BtryS06_freeze2, whole genome shotgun sequence encodes:
- the LOC120770191 gene encoding general odorant-binding protein 56a, translated as MVSKWIVLAGVMLASIGNLLSFPGVEARSASVKMSLDLSVSEDQHLITVDMVRLCALETDLSMDELRRFSENDFSNATKATQCFTHCIFEHMGLVSNGIFVERDIISFLGDVTDPKRMLERECLGQFSDNKCERAFLIHQCYRAGQRLMRPPNNQPEPVDQLIEERNREEETPVVDLPTTDLTMPSAHRMTPDTERQLLIKNILAKRLPRKQNIKQGLEED; from the exons ATGGTCAGCAAGTGGATTGTACTCGCTGGCGTGATGTTGGCTTCCATTGGAAACTTGCTATCCTTTCCAGGTGTAGAA GCTCGTTCCGCTTCGGTTAAAATGAGTTTGGACCTAAGCGTGTCCGAGGACCAACATCTCATAACTGTGGATATGGTGCGCTTGTGCGCGCTCGAGACTGATCTGTCAATGGACGAACTGCGTAGGTTTAGTGAAAACGACTTCAGCAATGCCACGAAGGCCACACAATGTTTCACACACTGCATCTTTGAACATATGGGCTTGGTGAGTAACGGGATTTTTGTGGAGCGTGACATCATTAGTTTCCTGGGCGATGTCACCGATCCCAAACGCATGTTGGAACGTGAGTGTTTAGGCCAATTCAGCGATAATAAGTGTGAAAGAGCTTTCCTCATTCATCAATGCTATCGTGCTGGTCAACGGCTGATGAGGCCGCCGAATAATCAACCCGAGCCTGTGGATCAACTGATTGAGGAGCGTAATAGGGAAGAGGAAACGCCGGTTGTGGATTTGCCTACAACGGATTTGACAATGCCATCAGCGCACCGTATGACTCCTGATACTGAGCGTCAGCTACTAATCAAAAACATTCTAGCAAAACGTTTACCCAGAAAGCAAAACATTAAACAGGGGTTGGAAGAGGACTAA